The Porites lutea chromosome 11, jaPorLute2.1, whole genome shotgun sequence genome contains the following window.
tttcctttaaagTAACATTTGTTGTATATTTTACCACTCGACTTGCTTTGcttgtttcaaactttgcgaGTGCTTGTATAGCGCCAGTGTATACCGATATTAACCGCGAAGTTAAAAGATCAAAAGTTTCTGCTATGTTTGTGTAAACATTTTATGCGTGATGTAGGTTTCTTTAGTCAACGTCGGTTTGCAGTGTATCTACAAGGAAGTTAAAACGTTTTTAGTTATCGCACGGCTAGTTTGTAATTACACTTCAATGGTATTTGATACCTATTTATAGGGATGAACTAAGTGTcgaattttaaaatgtaattttgCATGAAGTTGTCTTTTGTGGCTTATTTTTAAGAGTAAAGACAATTCAGTAATACGTTGAGGTTTAGGGAAGCCTTGTTTGTGGCAATCTAATtgtacttttttaaagaaataaaggCATTTTTGGTATCTATACTTGCGTGTAATCCCTTGTATGGCCTAGacggggatgtgctgctggacagggtatggttctGTCCTCTTGTCCTAAACAGGGCATATAATTTGGCACTAGTCTGTCCTAAACATGGTATATAATTTCGTGCAAGTCCGTCCTCATCATAAACAGGGTTTTTATTGCCTGgacgattgatttgatttgctttATGAAATTCACGTGAATTTGCTCTATTGCTCTACCAATCGATAATTTTCAAAGAGGGCttgcattttgtcctttgtcctaaacagtgtAATAAAGTTGCGGTTGTCATCCGAAACAGCGTCAGGGTTTTAAATCCTCAGCGGCTTTCCGTTCACCTGTACCCAAGTACGGGCCGTGCACCCCCCGGTCCTCTTGACTAAGAGAGATATAGTGGAACCCCGGCCGGTATGTAACGAGTGCCAAGGGGAGCAAGAAAGGGTTTGTCACATTGGATTCTGATCCCATACATTGAATTTTACGATAGCTGcagtaaaaaaaactttctgtCCGTTATACCCTGGTCTTCGTAACGATTCAAAGAGGTTcgttatacagctatttcgagaaaggttgacGGAAAACAGTGCACACGACAATCCCGAAAAGGTAATGTGGGACTCCCTGTGACATGATCATTACAGTCGCAGTCGActctacttttgttgctttcctttagcactcgcaaacatacgtctgtcgtctctcgtgccattctttcataTTTCTTTCTCAAACTCCTCAATAactcataaagaaaatacaaaggaaatgttTGTGAGTGTTTTGAAATgtgatgaaaaactgctcaatTTGGAaaccttaatttctccttccaaaaccattttgtttgagaagtaatatcaagcattcgacagtgtttcatcacccgATGAAACACCGCGAAGATCGTCAAAAATACTTCGcagcgcgtcgtattttcaactcacGACTCGCCTCAGTGTTTTATGAAGGGCGTgaagtgaacaagaaaaaacgattaaactttttttcttaatttctagactgcaaaacagtccgtatttttgcgtattcaagtacgcgcgagcggtctggaacgaggttgaaaacagagagcgagacctGGGGATAGACGCTCTCTCGCCTCACAcaggcgtgtgaggctcgcgcgcgaagcgcgcgagcaaGACTCTTACggcacgctttaccgatttctttactgattttgagaagaaaaccgactgttttgcagtctacttaATTTCTGATACATGTACAGTCCTTTAGAAACAAATCCAGAAGAATTCACCAAATTGACAAATTTGACAAATAGAACCAGAAGAGGGTAGCAGCGCAAATTCATTCATGCCTTCGCTGTCCCGTATGCTAAAGCCCCATATTCAAACCAGGGGCGCGTATCTCGAAGGTCCCGATAATTCGGGTCCGGTAAGCTGTAGTTtacatagactgcaaaacagtcggttttctttttctcaaagtcagtaaagaaatcggtaaagcgtgccgtaagagtcttacgcgcgcgaagcgcgtgcGCCTCACACGCCTGTAGGGCGTGAGAGGCGACAGCGTCTCTCCCCAGGTCTCGCTCGGTCTCGTTCCAGACCcgtttgtttgactgctcgcgcgtactcgaatacgcaaaaatacggactgttttgcagtctatagTTTACATTTAAAGACGATTCATTTTTTGCAGCTATGGAAAAACTAtcagtcaacaaaacaaaatggactcgTTTGTTAGCTTGGTATAGGACACCCGCTTTTATTACCTAAATTTCGATTTCGAGCCCGAAACGTTTAATACCTGGACGTTAGGTCTCCCCCGAGGTGCAAATAACCGATATCCCATCGTATTGCATAAACAAACTGGGAAGTAATCATTCAATGTTGCACTgtcataattttattttcagccTTTCCGGCGATTTGGTATAAATTTCTGTAAAAGCTCTAATAGTACAATAAAgtttttgaacatctaaaatCTTACCACTTAACTAACGAAAAACGAAggtcattttttattattattattttactaaaCGCTAACTTATATGccttaaaaatcacattttcttGGCAAAAGTATAACAAAACAGTCTCTTTAAACACATGAGCAAAAAAGCAAGCGCATGTTTTCGATCTTTTCAAGACCAGAGTGTTTCCATTTCACTATATTTCACTAACtgttcaattaaaaaaaatattagccATTTACTCTCTTCACACGGCAttggacgaattttcgaccggctgaaaACTTTAAACGGACACTCTGTTCACACGAAACCGTTTGATCtttcgctctgttcacacgAAACTTTGAACGGCTAGGCGTCCAAGTTCTCGTTGGTTAGCTAACGTGGTTCCGTATGAACGGAACACCTAAATGCATGAATTTTccaccggtcgaaaattcgtcggGTGCCGTCTGAACATAGCCCGAGGCAATAAGGTACATTAAACGTGCACTGACAGACTCGTCCCATAGGACGGCAGCTCTCCTAAGCCGACACTTAGACCAAGTCCCCTGCAACATACAGACACTGGATTTTTACAACTCTCCCAATCGGACGCTTGTTATAATCCCAAGGATATCCGCTTATGGGAGTTCTGAGATAACAAACTGGTGTATTGCTTGCTGTTCATTCCCTTTGTCGTTGCTTTTTTCTGATACCATCAATTTTGTTTCCCAAAATCAAATTTGGGTCTTTTTTTCCCCGAAATATGGATTTTGCAAGGAACTCTAGGTAGCTGAAGAGTTTTAAAACAGACTGAATTTGCGATACACTGTAGTCTGGGTACATAAAGATCAAACGATGACCATTAATGTTGACAGTTGCATTTCCACTAGGTAGTTATCTTCAGTCACAGTGACCCAGTGCTTGAGATGTTTTCAAAATGACAGTTACTGGCAATAACAGCAGTTTGATGACCATAACTTCAGACCTACAAATGATGACAGCTTTGTTTCTTGAATCACAACAGAGGGTAGTGGCTTACAAGCTTCAATTTAGTAATGGGCTTTCGTTGTGCTATAATTCTGAGCTAAGGATGTAGTTTCAGTGGCAAGGCCACAGCTAGAAATTCCATCACATATCATGACATGTCAGTTAACAGCTTCCAGGAGGTGCTCCATTGTAACAAGCCTCTAATTCTTTGTTCTTCCATTGTCAGGTCAAAGTTATTATCCATCTTACGCACCCTTTATAACACAGTACAATGCAAATATGCATAACCATAATTGCATTGAAGAATGAAACTTTTTTTCCTAAATTGCCAAgtttgcagaaaaaaaacctcttagctattttaaataacaaaatgatAACAAATCAAAAATCGTAATGAACGTTAGACACTTAAacaaagtcaagactgctgtacATTAATCTTGAGGTAATGAGACCAAATTGTAGGAAACTTTGTAATTACAACTCTTTAACTCTTAAATGGCAGCACTTGACTGCTTCTCGCTTCTCAGATGGCCATCAACATGAGGAGAACAATATAGAgctctttctcttgctctaccCTGTGACATGAAATTTTTGCACAGGTCCAATTTTGAGGATTACACATATTTATGTGTTTGCAATTAGcattaacaatttttttgcaaatttaaatttcagaCTTGATAGCCGGGAACAAATTGTTGTGAATGTAGTTGCATTCTGCAGCAGGAATGCTGTAAGTTGCTATCAAATTTAGTCATTGGAAAAAGATCTTTATCTTGATCTCATCCGATTAAAGTTAAATTCAGTAACATTTACATTGagttaatttttgaaattccctttttttttctttttgcaaaagtttatttttacagGATTTTATTTGTGTAATTACTTAGAAAATCtacaaaaattatgaaaattagCTCATGCAAATATTTCATGCCACAATCAGATTATAAGACACTTGAATAATCCCTGCTTTTATCTAGTCAAACTATCAAGATTCTGGATAATCTGCATAGTTTGTGGTGTCCATAACAAAGAAGTCTTCTAATCGCCACTGCAGAGTTTCAAATGTTGGCCTTTCCATAGGTTCAGCCTTCCAACAATCCATCATTATTTGGTACAGGCTAGGTGGGCAGTTTGGATGACGAGGCATTCGATAGCCTCTCTCAACCTGAGCAAGCACTTCAGCATTACCCATACAGGGGTACGGTACCTGTCCATAAGTTACCAGTTCACTCAATAGAATACCAAAAGCCCAGACGTCCGACTTGATTGTAAATTTATTGTACAAGGCAGCTTCAGGGGCAGTCCACTTTATGGGAAATTTTGCTCCTGCATGGGCATTGTATTCGCCATCGTCAATAATTCTTGAAAGCCCAAAGTCACATATTTTAACTACATtgttttttcccactaaaatgttTCTTGCTGCCAAGTCACGatgtatataattatttatttctaaATATGCCATACCAGCAGCAATTTGCCCTGACATGTATATCAACTGTGGAAGGCCAAGATCTCTTCCCCTTGGACCTTTTAAATAATCCAGCAAACTTCCATTCTCCATTAATTCAGTCACAATGTAAATTGGTTCCTCCTGAGTACAGACGGCATAAAGCTGTACTAGGTTGTCATGCCGAAGCCTTTTCATGATCTGTGCCTCTGAGAGAAATGCTTTGGGGGACATGCTAACTTGCGAACGCAGTGTTTTTACAGCCACAGGGGTGGTATTATTCCACAGTCCCATCCACACTTCTCCAAACTGTCCTTGCCCAAGCTTGCGCACAAGACGTATTGATTCATGAGGGATCTCCCACTGGTCTTTTGTATTATAAGCAAGATCTTTGGGAGCAGGAGTAGCAAGTGTGGGACAAGGTTTGTCCAGTTTAATTACAAGTCCATCAGCATTTGCTTGGTAATGTTCAACAAGCTCAATCAATGTTGCAAACCTTGCTCTATGAGCAATGTAAAAGCCTCCAGTGTCTAAGGATCGAATGCGGTAGTGCTTCACTATTTCTCCATCTCTCAGAGAAAGCGAATAGTCCCCCGGTTTGCTTTCGCTTTCTCTGATCAGAAATGAACCGCTTTTCCCTTGCATTATGAGCATCTTTTCAGCATCAACTCTCTTGATTGGCCCAAAGAACCATCTAAAAAGgagttaataattaataataataatttaatatttatattgtgcaaaatacatgtaaatatgatcaaatgcgcaaaacacaaacaaattaattcaaaacttaacttcaaaacttaattcaaataacaaactaagaaaagaaatcaagcaAAGCATTTATTGAATGGGAAAAATTCATACTATTATTGCAGGCAAACAAAAGTGAGCCCACAGACTAttcttagcctgtgtacagacgtcccccctccctcaggaaaaatcgggagaggagacgtctgtgaatcgccgacgataatcTTGTTCCCATTTCCCcggaatgttggggacagcccctgattggttgtaatgttaatgccatgacgcaaataatttccggtgttgtgattggtgaatgaacctcagaatagattccccggggaaaagctcagcctttgtggacattcatatttgtttaccggtatttgtatTTCGGCTCTATCGAAAAGACATGAGAAGGTAAGACCACCGATGTCTGCTGCACCGGTTGTGGATGCATCTGTCTGTACCGTtcggtattgtaaataaaagagaaggcaTACAAAATCCAACGTTAACAGCCAAGGCCGCGAGTCAAGCTTACCCcaaaaagattctattaatgaattgattatttgaaaaagtgaatccgttagtcgttgccgtaactggtgtcaaatttaaatcggcattcctgTATGCGTAacgagcagtgaatattttaagagaacttctctgcatttggtcagattgaaaatctttgaattcagggaaactgagctggtagataTTTTCTAACTAAATCGCGTGTGGATTCACGGCTCATTAAGCATGCAAAAATGcacacagagatgaatctgaaatctacaaccaCCAACGGTTCAACTtaatttcgaataataaatacattaatgcATCTTGggaggtacgcttgacctgaCTTGACTGTAATCATCTTCAACGAGAAGATGTTCGtctagcctgtgcacagacgccAGAGCTATTTTTCGACCTACCTGTGCCTTTTCAACTGTCagcgaaagaacaaaaaaataatttatgtaaatttataccggaacacgattaacgacggcgattcacagacatctcctctcccgatttttcctgagggagtggggacgtctgtacacaggctaactaTTCTTGGTCAGCAGTACTTCATAAACTGTATAGTGAGGTTTTTCCACAATTTTGTCCACCTTCTTGGGATGCCCATGTTGTACCGACTAATATGCACGGAATGTGACCGCAAAGACCCTGGTGTTAAGCTTAAGGTCCGTCTGACATCACGGTAATCATGTGAATGCACATGCAAGTAATGCAACAATCATTGTTCGATTTGCAAGCACATGTAATTCAGGTACACAAGTACTGTACTAAATGTTACAACTCCTCGATTTGCCTTGTGGCCGGAAAGCAAGATGGAAGTAGAGCCTAATCTCAGCTTAGTACGGGATGAGTTTTCAGTAAGATACTAGTGTTAGCAAAGTCTAGAAATCCATGTAAATGAAGTGTATTCAGGTTTCACTACAGTGcatggtttttatatttttatacgttTCCAAAGATGTTATAACGCTTTTCATCTGAAAGCTTGAATAAGCTTTTAACTCCAGTGGTAAACTAagctttttcattattttctatTGCATATCAATGACCTTTGGTATTTGTGGATAAGAAGGCTTTGTGAAGTCATGACTGTGGAGATTTCAAGTTGAGCGTTGTTATGTCACGCATTACTGTTTTCATTGTATCTTGCATTGAGATTCACCCCTATGTTTTCAatacaattattattactactactactattattattatttcattatcatcattatttattaagaCACTTAAACACCTTATAAACCAAAAAACTGGATAAcagaataatttattatataaacccCAGTTAactaatcataatcataatttaTAGCACTTTATCTTTCTTGATTATTTCTATAGTTAATGTACTCTAACATAAATTTCCATCACACCTAAGAAGATTATTTAACCATGATGTGAAAATATTGGAATGATGATCACGAGTTACACTTTTGTGCAAGCTATACCACCAACAGAtttaatagagagatttagagtcatgTTTTCAGCAAATGGCAGATTCAAGTTTAAAAATTCTCCAATAAGACTGAGCTGATAAAAACGGTtcaaaaacaattcaaatgtttaaaaaggGCATGAAACTAATGGTTTCTGTGTAGTAATgatgaacagtaaacaacaagTACAGGGGAAGCTTGGTCACGCGGTACAAATCCATGTTTTCTGTTTGCCATAAACAttactctaaatctctctaataacagttattagagagatttagaaatACCGTATGAAATATTAAGTAACTTACTATTTCATACGGTATTTTTATTACATGCATAAAGCAGAGCTCATATTGAAGGCAATAATTGCATGCAGGCAGTGCTACCTGCTCACCATAATACCTCAAAGGATATTTCTGCTATTGAGCTTATCCAACAAagagctacatttttttttttttttaatgcccGTCTCACAATACACCTACTAGTATTACCACTGTGTTTTTGAAACTAAACTGGCAACCACAAGAAAAACCCTATCTTATCaataatttgacagtcattctttttcttttgaattaaTTCTTCACTCACGAATGTATTTTTTCCACCAGAAATGGTGCTGGGCCTCACGGACACAAGGCAATCCCATGACTTCAAATCAACGCTTTTTCTAGTCTTGGTTAACACATATCTTTTTTGCCCAAAAATATCCTATTATAGAACCAACTTTCCTTATTGGCAGTACACGCCATCTGTTTTTCAATTAAAGCTGTTGGTGTGTTCAGTCATTTTGATAGTCTATCCATGTATTCAATGGTTATTGATTATTCATTGTTTATAATATTATAGTAAACATTGATTGGGTAGAAAGGTTTTTAACTTTTGTAGTTGAACTTAAATGTTTTGTCAAACTTTTAGAGTGTCTATTAACTACCTACCTAGCGGATCACCTCTTCACCATTGCAGGATAAACTTTTCATTGGCTATTTAATATATAATAATGAATTacaattaacaaaattaa
Protein-coding sequences here:
- the LOC140951412 gene encoding tyrosine-protein kinase Src42A-like; translation: MGCVYSKQRRHEANGNLKNKKHKKAQSFDNVNADDRYPRNHEPLPDIPVENEIQHPPAEQKLLFVALYDYDARTAEDLSFKKGENLEVINNEGGDWWQARSLVTNAVGYIPSNYVAPASSLKSEEWFFGPIKRVDAEKMLIMQGKSGSFLIRESESKPGDYSLSLRDGEIVKHYRIRSLDTGGFYIAHRARFATLIELVEHYQANADGLVIKLDKPCPTLATPAPKDLAYNTKDQWEIPHESIRLVRKLGQGQFGEVWMGLWNNTTPVAVKTLRSQVSMSPKAFLSEAQIMKRLRHDNLVQLYAVCTQEEPIYIVTELMENGSLLDYLKGPRGRDLGLPQLIYMSGQIAAGMAYLEINNYIHRDLAARNILVGKNNVVKICDFGLSRIIDDGEYNAHAGAKFPIKWTAPEAALYNKFTIKSDVWAFGILLSELVTYGQVPYPCMGNAEVLAQVERGYRMPRHPNCPPSLYQIMMDCWKAEPMERPTFETLQWRLEDFFVMDTTNYADYPES